DNA from Nocardioides yefusunii:
GGCGGGACGAGGCACGTGTGCGGGCCCCGCTGGCAGAGGTACCCGAGATTGGGTAGTCGGGCCTCAGGGCCAATGCGGCAGCGACCATCAGGATCGGCAGTCCGTAGGGGAGCGCGCCGTAGTAGAGCAGCTCCATCGTCCCCACCAGCAGCACGGTGTGCGCCGCCATGCCGGTCACGTCGAGCCTGCGCCACGACGACACGAAGGCCACGACGAACCACAGCACGAAGAGCGCCACCGCCCCGACGCCGTGGGAGACCAGGATCATCCAGAACTGTCCCTGGGTACCGACCGGGTCGAGGTTGGGATTGCTCGCCTCGATCGGTGCCGCGTAGCCGAAGACCGGCGATCCCGGAATCGTGTCGAGTGCCTGGACGTAGAGCGAGGCTCGGTCCTCGGTGGAGGAGGACTCCGTCACCCGGTGTTCCATTCGGTCCTGGGCCGGCATCACCGCGAACAACCCTCCGCCGACGACGGCGACCAGCGCCACCGCGGCGATCGCCTTCACGTTGCGCATCAGCGCCAACCGGAAGCACGCGTAGACCACCGCGACCCCCAACCCCAGGAACATGCCGCGGTTGAGGGTGAGGAACGCCGGCACCATCGAGACCGGAACCATCGCCAGCACCAACCAGAACCGCTTGGTGCCCCGGACGTGGAAGAGGTAGGCGACCACGAACGGCATGACGAGCGAGTACACGTTGCCCCAGTTGTTCGTGTACAGGAACGGGGCGCTGGGACGCGGGTCCAGCTGGGCCCAGCCGTCCGGGTTCCACTGCGTCATCCGACGCACCACCATGTGGTTGACGAGGTCGTTGTTCAGCAGTGCCCCCGGCAGCAGATGGGCCAGCGGGGTGCGGACCACCAGCGAAGGCCACAGCAAGGCCATGTAGCCGCCCAACGTCGTGGCCAGCCAGTAGCCCGTCATCGCCCCGGTGAGCATCTGCGCACTCAACCGACGTCGGGCGTTGTAGGCGTAGACCAGCAGCACACCGGCCGAGACGTACAGCGCGAACCGGTAGCCGTACCCGATCGCCTGACCGGCCCGGTCCAGCTGCGACGCCGAGAGCGCCACCCACACCAGGAACAGCAGGTACAGCCCGAACCCGCGTGGGCTCCGGACCTGTCGGTACCGCACCATCAGCAACGTCATCGGGAACGCCATCGCGATCCAGATCAGGTCGGCCAGGCCGAGCATCCACCACAGTGGGAATCCGGCGAACATCGACACCACCGGCCACGCCGGCAGTTCGCTGGTGCCGCGACGACGTTCGGGGTCGGGACGGGACAGGACCCGGGCTGACGTGCTGCGCCTGGCCGGGGAGGTGCGTTCCACTGGTCCGGACCGGGTGGGGACGGGCGTCGCGACGGAGTCGGGCGTCCTCCGAGCCTGCCGGTCGGGGGGCTCGGTGCGGACCCGTGCGGTCGAGGACGCACTCGTGTTCACGAAGTTCTCTTCTCCGCCGGCAGGACGTGGATGGCTGGCTATCCTAGGCCCGCTGCCGGGACAGGGTGAGGGATCTCGGGGCACGAGTACGGGGGAGGGCCGTCCGTGGCCAAGCACGCGTCCGAGACGTCGTCCATGGAGTTGTCGCACTACCTGGTGGTGCTGCGTCGTCGCTGGTGGCAGGTGCTGGCGGGGCTCGGCGTGGGGCTCGCCCTGGCGGTCGCGGCGATCGTCGTGACGCCTTCCAGTGCGACGTCCACGACCTTGGTCAACGTCAACCTGATCGCCACCAACGCCTTCAACAACTCCCGTCCGCCGTCCGATCTCGTCGACGCGCAGACCGAGGAGACGATGGCCCGCTCCACCGAGGTGATGCAGGGCGTCGCCGACGCGCTCGGCGGCAGCTGGACCCGATCCACGGTGCGTCGCTCCACCACCGCCACGCTGCTGCCCGACGGCACCGTCGTCCGGATCGAGTTCACCGCGCCCACCCCGACAGTCGCAGCCCAGGGCGCCACCCTCGTGGCCGAGCAGTACCTGGCCTACCGTTCCTCGTCGGCCCAGAGCCGTGTCGAGCTCGCCACCGAACCCCTGGTGGTGCGCAGCAACGCCCTCAAGAAGCAGGTCGCGAAGAAGAACGCCGAGGTCGCCGGGCTGCCGCTCGGGTCGGCCGAACGCGCTGCGGCAGAGTTGGCGGCCGAGGAGATCAAGACCGAACTGGCCGGAGTCAGCGCCCAGATCGGTCAGCTCTCCGGCGTCAGCACCAGCGGCGGCGAAGTGCTCACCGAGGCGGATCCGGCCCAGGCCGCGAGCAGCCCGAACCGGACGATGATGCTGGTCTCCGGCACTCTCGGTGGCCTGCTGCTGGGGCTCGTGGCCGCCTTCGTCGTCAACGTCCTCGACCGTCGCCTCCTCGACCCCTACGACGTCGCCGGAGCGGGCGGCGGAGACACCCTCGCCCTGCTGCGCGGCCCCCGTACCGAGGTGCCCGCCACCGGGGACGACGCCGACCAGATCCGCGCCGTGCGCGAACGGCTCTTCTCCTCGATCGAGGGCGAACGGCCCGTCTTCGGTGTCATCGACGTGGCACCGTCCCCGGACCACCCCACTGACGTGGCGGTCGGCCTCGCCGTGTCCCTGGCCGACGCCGGGGTCGCCACCGACCTCGTGCTCGCCGACTACCCGCAGCACGTCGTCGACGAGATCGCCGAGGCCCTGCAGGCCCGCGAGGTCGACACCCACGGTCTGGGGCGACGCTTCCGTGGCGGCATCGCCGAGCACCTCACCGTCGTCGTTCCTGGTGCGGCCCGGCCGCGGATCTCGACCAGCGACCTCGTCACTGAGATGCTCGACGACGCGGTCCGGGTCGCCGAGGCCACCGTCGTCGGAGTCGCCCCCGGTGCCGGTGCTGCGGCCCGTCTCACCGTGGCCCGGTCCGCGCACCTCTGTGTCCTCGCGGCGCGGGAACAGGACACCTCGATCGACCAGCTCGCTGGCGTCGTCGACGACATGCGCTCGGTCTGGGCCACCGTGCACGGCACCGTCCTCGTCCCGGGCTCTCGGACCTTCGCAGGTCTGGATGCCCAGCCGGTGGAAGAGCCCGTGGAGGAGCCCGTGGACGAGACCGAGGTCCAGATCCTCCCGACTCCCGTGATCACGGCGATCCTCGAACCCACGCCCGCGACGGACGTCGAGAGGTCGCCGCGTGACCCGTTCGCCGACGACCTCGAGGTCGACCTCTCCCTCGAGGCCGACCTCGCCGACGTCCCGAGCCGGGAACACCTGTCCACGCCTCCGCCGGACCTGGACGAACCACGCCCGTGGGCCTTCGACCGCTGAACTGCATCGCCGTCCGCTGAACGGCAGCGAGTCCGGCAGCGAGTTCAGCAGTCGGGCCGGGCTGCGACGCGCTGGGTCTGGACCACCCACTCGCTGTCGGCACTGAAGAGGGTCACCACGTTGAGCGACCGACCGCCACCGGCACTGTTCGGCACCGTGCTGCCGTCCTTCTCCACCACCCGGACGTCTGAGTTGTCCACGCAGACCCGGACCACCAGCGACCCGGTCGCCTCGTCACGTCGTACGACCTGCTGGGCGACGACCTTCGGCTCACCCACCACCTTCCAACCGTTGCGGGCGTACTCGTCGGAGGTCACCATCAGGTCGGTGAGCGCACTCCCCACGACGCCGGGGACACGGACGTCGTCGTCCGGTGCCCATTCACGTGGCTCGGCCAGCACGTCGCTCTGTCCGTCGACGAAGGCATCGACGCCGTCGACCACCGCGGTCCGCTCAGCCGGGGGAAGGTCCAGAGTGTCCGCCCCCAACGTGCCGTCGCCCGGAGCAGGTGCGTCGTCCTCGGGCTCTGCCGCAGGAGACGCGGCCGTGGACGTCGACGGTGACGCCGCGGACGTCGACGGTGACGCCGTGGACGACGCCG
Protein-coding regions in this window:
- a CDS encoding O-antigen ligase family protein — protein: MNTSASSTARVRTEPPDRQARRTPDSVATPVPTRSGPVERTSPARRSTSARVLSRPDPERRRGTSELPAWPVVSMFAGFPLWWMLGLADLIWIAMAFPMTLLMVRYRQVRSPRGFGLYLLFLVWVALSASQLDRAGQAIGYGYRFALYVSAGVLLVYAYNARRRLSAQMLTGAMTGYWLATTLGGYMALLWPSLVVRTPLAHLLPGALLNNDLVNHMVVRRMTQWNPDGWAQLDPRPSAPFLYTNNWGNVYSLVMPFVVAYLFHVRGTKRFWLVLAMVPVSMVPAFLTLNRGMFLGLGVAVVYACFRLALMRNVKAIAAVALVAVVGGGLFAVMPAQDRMEHRVTESSSTEDRASLYVQALDTIPGSPVFGYAAPIEASNPNLDPVGTQGQFWMILVSHGVGAVALFVLWFVVAFVSSWRRLDVTGMAAHTVLLVGTMELLYYGALPYGLPILMVAAALALRPDYPISGTSASGARTRASSRLR